The Strix uralensis isolate ZFMK-TIS-50842 chromosome 4, bStrUra1, whole genome shotgun sequence genomic interval AGTCAGCAATATCCCTTTACTTGCATGTGCTTTTCATAggtctttgttttgcttggtGAAATGGGCTTTTGTTTTGGTGCTGATTTTTTCATCTGGAAAAGATATTACTTGTTCATAAAAATTACTACTAATGAAGGACAGTGACTATATTTATTAGCTTCAGTATGATTTAATCTTAACCCATGATGCTGTATATACTGTATTTACTGTCATTTGTCTTCTGAATCAGTATCTCAAAAGCCACATGGAGGGTACTGGGATCTTGATGCCATCCACACATGTTATTCTTGCAGTCCTTCTGCCATTCCTTCTGGTGCATCCAAACCTGGATATTCCCCTTCATTCTCTATTCAAACCAGTTTTAATGTTGGTATCACAAGCCTGTACAGTGTGAGGCAACCACTGATATAAAGCCGCATGTGATGAAGAAATCCTCATGCTCATCTAGAGCTCTTTGCAGAGTACGTAAGTTTTCCAGAAGTCATTTCTCACATGTTGTTTCTGTGGCATTTGCAGGGCTAACCACAGCAGTTATTAGAGCCATTGATGTAGCAGGTGTAAAGAGGAGTCCAGTCCCGGTCTTGAGAAGCATTAAGGATGGAAATGTACCAGAACATGCTTATTTCAGGTAGGTAAGTACATATTTGGAGGCTAGCTCTGCATGGAAGCAAGGTGTCTGTGGATTAAATAAATCAAGCAAGTCTTGCTCATAGAGCAAGTTTCattgtttgaaaataaatattctagaGACACAGAACATCCAAAGTACTTAGATATCTACTTCCTATTTACATAATGGAGCTAGGTGTCTTGACAGGCTTTGGACAGTGGATCAAAACTCAGCTTCTGGATCTGTTCAGCAATCTAACCTAACGCTGTGGAAAAGGTTCCCACCCTCAAAGTACGGACGGTGAATTCACTTGTCAGGCTACTCCTGAGGTAGTGCAGTTTTCAGCCTGACTTGTTAGTATGAGATAGATTATTTCTGATTTATGGTAGATGATGGACTGTCAGGGATATCCCATCTATAGCTGTGTAGATGGCTGCAGATGGTACGAGCCTCGGGAGTAGCAGAAATACCCACTTGCACAAAAAATTGGTGGATGGCTATTATCAAGTTAGTGTATCATGGTCATTTTGCCCAACAAGGGCCTGGAATTGCCCTATTTTCTGTGAGAGTGTGTGACACAATGCAAGGGAGCTCAGAAGAAGCAGAGCTGCCCCTTGATATCTGTCTTCAACAAATTACTGTGAGATGGCGTGAAACCAGAGAGATGAAGGGGAAATTGCTGCCTTGTTTACAGGCCGCATACTTTATTATCAGGCTGGTCAATCAGAAATGCCTATCCCTAGGATAGACACATACCTGGGGAAAGCCCAGGAAGATATTCTCATTGTGTTTTGGGGTGGAACAGTCTCTGgacaggtcagtggtgaacatgCAGTATTGGCTGTCTTAGGTTTTCACTTTTTCAGCTACCTCTTAGCCGAGGCGACAGGAAAGCAAAAAGTAATTAATTATAGCACACACAATACGCAAACATCTCTGGGTATCCTTGGATACAAGCTTTTGCCTGTATACTGCCAACAGGTAATGGAGTAGATGCAGTGGGGTTGTGCTTGACACAGCTTCCCTACTGTGAATGCAgcagtgatgctgagcaggatgAGAGAGAGTACAAATTAGGAACCTTGAGGAAGCAATGGTGCTGAGGGAAGCGGCAGCGCCCTTTGGCTTTTTTAGTCATTGCAATAACATAGCTCtgcttggagaaaagaaggtgcCCCTAGGGAATAATAAAATGACTCAGATGCACCAGCACCTCATGACCACCTAGGAACCACTCATTACTCTGTACTTATAAGACCTGTGAACTCAGAGCAAAGCTTGAAAAACCACTTTCAGATACCTGACACAGTAATAGTGCTGAAGTATAAAGGagagacaaaataaagaaaaatccaacTGATGATGAGATCTTGTTCCTTTTCAACTCTGCGAATCTGTGAAGGGCAGGTCATGTGGCACATGGATTGAAAAGGATTTGCGCAATGTCTCCAGAATACTTTTAGCATTcaaagcaggaggaagggagggtgCTTTTCAGAACCAAACCCACCACATTTACTGTGAAAACATCAGCCATAAGCATACATGCAATATACCAACTGCCAAATAGCACAGATTAGACTTGAATGGAACAGTGCAACTGACTGCGTTGAGTATATATGCCCTTCTCATTATGGTTAGGGGTGTTTACTGAATAATGTCTTGATTTCTATGGTTACCCCAGAAATGGGGTGGGGTTCAAATACCTGCTATTTCTAAACCTTTTATTTGCCATCCCACAGGAAAGGAATTTGCACTGTGGTAGaatttatatttcttcttctgtttctttcaaagcCAGTTACTGTAGGGTGCTATGGGGTTGAAAATCTTTGGTCTCATAGAAACATACAGAATACCTTGTAAAGAGCCTAGAATCTGTTAATATAGGGCTATCaggagtaaaaataaaataaagttaaatgtaAAGCTATAAGGATTGCATAAAACCTTTGCATTGACTGGTACCAGTTCAGATCATCACAGGGCATCATCATTCCCCAAACTCAAGCTATTAATGCTGTAGCTCAAATCCTGTTCTCACTTCACACTACTTGTAAATGTGGACAAACTAGTGTGTTGCCATTATGTGATGAAACCAGAGTACTACAATCCTAGGCCACTGTTAAGAGTAGGTAGGAATGGTCTTTGTGTTGGTTTGAATGGTCCCCATCCCAGTACAGATATTCACTCCTAGCCTCAATTTCCTTGTGCTGGTTACACCAACACAGGTGTTCATAGAATGAATAAGTCAAGAGAAAGCTGCTAACTCCTATTTTGTGCCACATTATTGTTCAGTTACTAGTTCCTAATTGTTAGGTGCCATGCAGCTGCACAAACATATGTGCCTGCATGTTAGGCTACTGAAGGGttggaagaaatgaggaaatgtgGAGATAAGATAGGAGAAGAAGGGGGATAGCAGCTTCTGCTGAAAACAGCAGTGatgtcaaaaattattttaaatctcacGTAGAAACAAATGTGCTGGTGTGGAGCTGCATAGGCACTTCACCAGGCAGAAGAGCTGAGGCTGGCCAGAAAGGGGAGGTTAGACAAACAGAAGAGGTTCAAGCCTCAATGATTTTGAATGCGAATGTGAGAGTGGTGAAGAAAAGGTAAATGACCTCATAATATAGCTGGGACAAAgcagcttttttgctttttggagCACATGAGGACCATTGTATCTTGTGGCCTATCTTGTGGATCTGGCATTGTTTGCAAGCTGATATAGGTGGGAATCAGAAACCTCCTACAGTGCAGTGATTGAAATCGGTTGGAAGTAATTTGATTAAGTTCAGTTGCACTTtaagtgctggggaaaaaagttcCCCTAGATATGTATCTGCATCTTTAATATCAGGAGGGAACAGATAGTGTAAATCAGGAAAGAATTCATGTAGGCAAACATGTTTTCTCACTCAGATCAAATACTTGGCATTCAGAAATACTTGGTATGTGGCCATGTAATTTACAGCCTTTTTTAAAAGTAGGAAATGCAGGATTTCCAGCACTGCAGCTCATCTTTGATTGCAGGGTCACAAAGTACACTTCCTATCAGTGATATCTGATTGTTGATATGGTAAAAGGAAGCAAACTGAGTCACATTGTTTTACAGACCAAGCCTATATGCTTAAAAGCAATCACTACATTTCCACAGAAGAACATTGCTGGGCTTCAGATTCCTGTCAGCAAGGCTGAAACATTGACTTGAAATTAATTCTTGCATGTCTTTATAGATGGAAACAGTTGTTTGTCAGCAACAGATAGGATTTGTAGCTCTTAAGAAGTAGAATAACAATTTGTTAGCAGCAGGACGTTGAATTGGTGTGAgagggtttttgttgttgcttgtgTCCCTATATATATAGGGGCAGTCTGTAAAAGCCTAAGATGAGGTTAGTGCTGGAGTTAGTGGCACTGTTATGTCATGTCCATACTGCTTGGGGTGAAATTGGATTATCACAGGATCCTGTGAAATAATATCACAGGAATTAATTTTGCTCATTTATGAGTGTCTCCAGAAATTTTGAGCAAATGCTATTACAAGTATCATACTTTGTCTGGTTTCTTGACACTTAATAATAGTTCTATTCGACTGGACAATAAGCTTTAAATAAGTTGTTACCTGGGAAGGTATCAGTAAGCAGGTACTATCAGACACTAGCACTCAAAGTAATCCTATACAAACTTGATTCAGGCTACTTGTCCAGAATATTCTTACACTCTAGCCAATTTTAGAGCAGGGATTTCCTGACCTGGATGACATTTCTGTGCATCTAGCAGTCCTTAGTGGATTTTCCTCTATGTTCTTGTTGAATCGTCTTCAGTCTCTGTACACTTTTGAAATACACCAAATCCTTTGGCAAGAAGTTCCCCAGGTCAAGTATTTGTTGCATGAAGAACCACCTCTTATTGTTTGTCTGAACTTTGCTATCTTTAGCTTTAGGTTCTTATATTAGAAGAATATTCTCATATTGACAAAAATTGAATAAAGGATTGCCTCTGATCCTTGTTCTAAACTGcctcaatattaaaaaaaaaatcgaaaGCACCTGGAACCTGATATAACCACAGTTTGTGGCTAGTTATATTGAGTATGTATTAATGCCTTTCCAAATATTTGTTATTGCTTTGAAGTGTGTATATAGATGCTTCTTCCATTTGTACAATCCTTTTTTGTATAGAAGAATTGTTACAGTggaaaaacaagtacaaaccAAATTTTGTGGCTCTGTCATACAAAGTTAAGAAAAATGAACACTGTGTAATGTTATCTTAGCCAGAAGGAGGTCAGAGAAGTAGAAGATAGGAGACAAATAATTTTCTAATGTGAGTGGActgtttctttaaatatatgCCAGGAGTTCAGAGTAAGTACTGAGCAGGGTAGGTAGCTTTCTCTGGGAGAGTAGGctgctgaaactgaaaataatttgtcaGGTTTTTTGTCACTGCCTATGTATACAAACAGAATGGTTGGTCGTGTCATAAAAAATTCCTAAATGTTGCAAAAGATAAAATCTTCCTGTGAGTAGCATGTCACCCTAGACTTTATTGAACTTGCTGTTCACATTAGAAACCACGCTAAGGACAGAAATGTAACCAAACATAGGACAGGCacaaatttatagaaaaaaaataatccatttacGTTGTATCAGCAGTATAGTTTCACTTACTGATTTCTGTAGCTTATTTTCTTGGGTGCTGTATTTCCATGTCCAAGACTGAGTGGTGGCAGGTGATGTTTCAAGTTCTGCTCTTTGGTCCTTTCCTGTGCTTGGTATATATTGCTTCTTGGTATCAATTGTTATTGTTTCCAAGTGGTAGGGGAGTCAGGAGTGATGTGTGCTAATGGAGTGCCTTAACACTCTAATCCACTGCCTTTCCCAATCCATTTtgggttggtatgtggcccaggaagGGGTGGGGTGGAATTGTACCAAGCACTGAGCAGCCCAAGACAGGTGGggagttgcaccaccacagaGGTGTAAAAAGTCCTGTCAAAAGTTAGCAGTAATCACTGCTGAAGATTGCTATAGTTTGAATGTACATTGGCAGAACTCTAAGAGAGATGGCAGTCTAGAGGACAGGTGAATGTGTGCCTCATATGCGTCCTCCACTTCATAAAATGGTAAAGAAGGAAAGAATACACTGCAAATAGTTtcaaaaaaagtttccatttagaattatagaatcctagaatggtttgtgttggaagggaccttaaaggtcgtctagttccaacccccctgccatgggcagggacactttcccctagaccaggttgctcaaagccccgtccaacctggccttgaacacttccagagagggggcagccacagcttctctgggcatcAACAACTTCTCTGTGTCATCAGTGATAGATAAACTAATAGAAAAGCTCAATCCATACCCTTGAAATAATCACTGCTATGAATCTGCTGCTCTGTCCAAAAAGAAGACAGATGAATACTTGTAACATAGAAAGAGGATTAAGCACAACATGGACTTGAGTTGAGCCAAGGTACTTTGTAAATAGAGGTTTTCTTTGAAGATAGTTATTAAGCCATTGCAAGGTAATAAAAGCAAGTAAGTCTTTTGCACAAGTTCTTAAGGTATTTCCTCATATACTTGTTACgctttgtgaagaagaaaatgctgATATATCAAAGCGTTTTCCATGAAAGTGAATTTCTCATATATAAGGTTTGTATTCCTATCATCTGCCTATGTTTTAGTTTCTCTTTAGTCATTCATTATTTCCTGGAGGGAAATTCTCCCTGGGACCACCCAATTCCTTTAATTTGCCAAGGATCCTGTGATAAGATAGATGACAGTAGAAGTGAGgtgaaataaatacagaatagcTTAGGTGGCAGAGGCTTGAGCACAAACCCAAAGTCCAAGTTCTATTACAGGGAGCATCCTCAAGTCCACTGAAACTCTGGGCTTGCATCCCCTGTGGAGTAAACACAGCCTTCTCATCTTGTTTGTCCCTTCAAGGTAACCTGAACAGTGTCACATACACAAGTGTAGTTCAGAGGGCAGAGGGGTGAGCCAGGAGGCCAGGGGCCTGGCATTTTTCTGTCTTAGTCCTGGGAATGCTAGTAGTTCATTCAAGATCCTCTCAGCATTTTCACACTCGTGTCTTGATCCTATTTTcatagcaaaacaaaactgtCAAGAAAGAAGAGATGTCAATCCAGGAACCATAAATACACTCATTGCCCTGACTTagcatagaaaaagaagaaatgcatatCTGTGCCACTGGATATGAGAAGTTCCCTTCTCCATGATATCCTTATGTAATGAAAAGGTCAACAAATGCGATAGAAACACTTACAGAGAAGGTCCCTAAAGGTAAATAGAAGTGGTGAGCATTTAAAGCTTTTAGAATTTTGTTGACATTTTGGTTTTAGCTTGGACAGTTAAATTCTGAATCTCTTGTCTGCTTGcaatcttgaaaaaaaatgtgacctcaaaaaaaggaagaaaagaattgTCAATATTTTTGAAGTCTCATTATTTCTGTGGAAGCACGTAATACATATCTTTGTTAAAAAAGCCACGCTAAGAGTGTGGACTTACTCACTTGGTCCTCTTATGAGCCATGCAACTTTCATCATTCTGGAAAATAGTTGTAAGGAAAAGCTAGAAATCATTAATCTCAGGAGCTCCATGTGAGTGTTGCTTCAGTGCTTAAAAACTGGTTTTGGCATTTTGGCATTTTATATTAGCTGAGTCAAGAAAGCTGCTTAACTCTCCTCTTTTTGCTTCCTTCTCAAAAACAGAAGGTTCATTTGAAGGTAAGGTGATTAACTGGTCCAAATGTGCTCTCAAAACAAGCTACTTCTCTAATGACCTCttatttccactgatttttatAAGGATTATAGGTATAAAAAATAGttatctgcaaaagaaaaaaaatattagatagTCCTCAGTTTACCTGTCTTGTAGTAAGGAATAGGAGACATTGGTAGACTGATACTGGAGTTGCCAATGCACCCTTTGGAGGGAAAAGTCTTACTTCACATATCAGCTGGAGTAATTGGCTGAGTCCATGGAGATACAGGCAAGTGGCATCTGGTCAACCTAGTACAACTTTTTATTCCAGAAAATTTGATCATGTTTCTCGTGAATTGTAACTTTTGTGGAATAAGATAGTTGGACCTGTCAGAGGTTGataattgtttaaaataaataatatttgttaACGATGCAAAATTATTGAGCATTAACTATGTTGAAATCTGCCTGCAGAAAGTTATGGAAAGATGTCACAATGCTGCCTGTTTCATGAAAGGGTGGATGAAACTTAGTATCAGTGAGCTTAGTTATACCTACAACCTAACTGTATATGCGCAGAAGGAATTGTAAATTAGCTACTGTCACTGAGGAAATAGATCTGGCTGTCACAGGTTTGATGTTTTTATAGAACTGTGTGCAATGTCTTATGGCAGTCAGAAAGGCTTCTAGAGTTCTAGGAAGCATTTAGAAAGgaattatgggggaaaaaaagaggaaaatatcatGTTGAAAGCAACCAGATGTATGCACTTCTACAGGGTGTGATTAAGCAGTAGAAGTCATTGTCACAAGATGATGAGCAGGCCAAAAGATGATAgatttgaagaaaatgcattgTAAGTACTGTAGGTACACCACTGTAATAGTACAGAGTTTGCACTTCACTCTTGCTAAGCATTAGATCTGACTAAAGGAAAACAGCTTATTCCTTTTGTCATTTCCGAATTGCACTTATATTCTCAGTTTACCTTACAGATTCTTCCATGCATAGTATCTTTCTCTCTAGAAATCCACAGAAATTGTGGTCATCTGTGCACTGACCGGCActaatatttattataaaaataaataactgcaggtaatattaaaaatacattttcacgATGGTTTTCAACAACAAAGATTTCAGACATATTTTTATAGGTACCAAAATTCTTGTTTCACTTTTGCATTCAGAAATTTTCCATGGCAGTCTGTGTAATTTCCAATGGATCCATTTCCTGTGGAGTCGCTCATAATATCTTGTTATAAACAAGAACAAATACAATGCTTGGAACAAGTCTGCAATATCAAGCCAGTGTATGTATAATTTTCCTGGGATTTTCCCATGTTATGTGATAACATAAGAAATGTGATCATTTCCAAAATGAGAAGCAATCTGTAAACAAAAGTAAAGCATGGATAATGCATCTGTCACCTGATACATGACCAGGATGTTTGTATTAGTCAGTATTCAGCACAGTCAGAGAAGTGGAGGTCAGCAAACCAGCATTTGTGTTCTTTATTGTCCTAAGGAAGAGTTGAAAGTATTTTTCAGGGACTTTCCAGTATTTCTTTCAATGACTTCCTCTATGGTTTGCAGCATTTATACATTAGAGAGAAATACACTTTTGGTATTATAAGAACAGTAATGTTGAAACTGGAGGGAACAAGTTACAGTTTGTGACTGAAAAGGCTCTCAATGCAAGAACAGAGGTACAACAACCGCACATGGGAGGCTGAGTTTGAGGACAAGGAAATGACACGAGGTGGTTAGTTGGTTGTTGCTACTGTCTTCTTGCCCCAAAACTGAAATTATTGGTCAAAGAAGGAATTGGAAGAAAGATGAAGTAAGGTACCAAGAAAATAGTTGAGGACAGAAAGGACATGTAAACCCCTCTGCTACATTTAATTGCAAGGAGGGCAGTAGAGAAATGAATGGAAGGTGATGAATACACATGGCAGCTGTAACATGGAATGGCCTTCTGACAGGGTTGTAGAAATACAATTTCAATGCTAAATAAAGTGGCCAAGGGGAGTAGAAGCTTACATGAGATTGGCAAAAGGAGAAGATGGACAAAAGTGTGTAGTTAGCTGCAGTGAAATCTCAGGGTCCTTCCTTTCATTGTGGTGTGAATGTCCTCGCTCTTACTGCCTGGTCAGCTTTCTGGTATGTCACACAgagatacacacacaaacacacacataaagaCTCTTACTAAATAGTCTGCATGTTTTCAAAGGGTGCAGTTTTCTCCCATGGCTTCTGCATGGCCCGGTACCTGGAGGGCCACAGGGCACATTGTTTAGAGTTCAAGTGGCTGCCACAAACTAATGACAAAATAATGTGGCTCGAGGAGAGGACTCATGTCAGTCTTACTGCAAAGGGTCTTCAGGAAGAATCAAGCCAAAGACAGCTCTCTTATGATACACAGTTACCTGGCAAAAATCCTTCTGCTGTTTTAAGGGTATCTACATCATAggtaaaagggaaataaaagtgtGCATGCCTCAAATAAATGGGTATACACTAGTTTAAAGCAATAGGCTTTAAACCTATGCCCTCTCTCTCTTATTCTCAGTTCCCTTCCTGAAGATGCCCAGCATGTCGCTGGCTTTCATTTGACTGCCATTGCACTTGGAGCTGATGATTTCAGAGAACTGTTAAGCATGGACGTTTTATATTACTCTCTTATGAACTGCTCTGGAACTCCTATGAGAAGGCACATTGCACACTTGAGAGCCGTGCTCTCCAGCAGCCCCATGGGACGGGAGATGGGGTGGTAACAGTATGAAGCACCCCAGTTTATCTGCCAGAATCCTTCCTTGGTGTTCATATGCTCTCTCCCAAAGGGGTCAAGCATCAGTGCCTGTGCATGATGGGGAGGAATAGTGGGGCCTTTTAAAAGAGGCAGTCATCATGTACTCAGCACTCTCTGTTTCAGGGATCAGAGTAGGAAGCACTTATTACACAAGGGCAAAGGTTTGATATTTGGGTACCCAAAGTAAAGGTCACAAATTCCCATTTTGATAGTCAAATAGTGGCTTCTTGATGTAGTAAAGCTTTACAGCTCTGGGGCTGATCTGGACACTGGCAGTGTCTAGGCATCTGAGGGGAAAATTCGCTTGTCTGCAAGGTACTTAAATTCCCATCCCCAAGGACTGGGAATAGCCTGAGGAGAGGAGAGTGAGCATTTTGCCTGCCTTAAGAATTTGTTACTGCATTCAGTCACATCAGGTTACAATAACAGTGTGAGTTATGGTGCCATGTACTAAAAATTTTCATCTCAGTTCCAGAAATCAGTCTGAGGTGGCAAAAATGAAGccaactgttttgaaataaagcaaatgaaaatgtaaaataacagataacaaacagattttttgcagaaaatatttaataatacatTGTTAGGAATAATTACACTCTCACAAGAATATTCTGTGTAAGATGCAATTTTTTCCATTAGCTAATTGAGTAACTAATTAGACATACAACCAAGTCCTTGTACAGAGCAATGAGATTGTGaatatttcttaagaaataaataataggAATGGAGAATCTagtagaaatgaaataaattatcaGCATTTTCTCTCTTAGATAGAAACTActcaataaatacatttataaataccTCGGAAAtcacaataaataaataccaaACCCACTGTCTTACAGATTCTGTGGGCTAGATTTTTAAAGTTAGAAATCGCTAGTTCACAGTCTAGGCAGAGTCTGACTTTGGTTCAGGAAACTGTTGTTGACACAACATACTAGTGCACtccaggggagcaggaggaattACCAGTTTGCTGGTGTAATAGCAAAATAGTAAGGCTTAGTGTAAATAAGCTGTGCTGCAAGTGCATTGCACTTAACTAGTTGAGTTTGGCTGAAGTGGCTGCCAAGGGTTCTTCATTTCCTTTAGCAAACCACTTTTCCTATTCAGTGTCTTCAGTGTCAATGAACAGCGTGTCCCACAGACAACACTGACCATTCTGAAAGACTTTCTTAAATAGAtgcagttaaataaataaataaataaataaatccctaATTAACACAGTAACACTGATACAGGAGGTGGAAGATGGTACACTGCTTAAATGATGCTTTTCCCGAATGTTTCTCGTaacagaggagcaggagcagttCCCAGATTTTTTCTGTCCTGGCGTTTCTTAGAGTGGTGAGTCAGAATTGAGCTGAGCCCTGTTAAGAGGTGAGGGAAGAGGATAATTTAAAAGGAGGTTCAAGAACAGCTATCATTGTTTAGCATTGCATGAACAGTTAAGGATGAGTGGTCTGTTTCCAACTTTATGTGCTATCCTGAGGCACAGAGAGAATAAAGTTGATGTTTTGAAAGCAATTACTGAAATCCCAGGGTGTGCCTATCTTGCGCCTAGCTAGAAGACTTCTGCAGCATGATTTTCTGCATTTACTTGCATCAAGAAACTCTAACTCAGAAATATGCATTATTAACATATGCTACTGTAAGTAAGGGGAAGATTAATTTTCTAAAGGCTCATTTTTCAAAGAGAGCCAAACACTTCTGTGTTCGTTTCCCTCCAGATGGAGTTGCCAGTACTCAAAAGTTTAGCAGTGACATATTGGCTTGAACAAGGACCCTGCAGCAGAGTCAGAAAGACTATGACTAACTATAATTAAGCAGCAAGTTTCCTTGTTCTCTAAATCTGATTAAGAGAAAATGTGAAGCATCACCAAGAAATCCTACAAATTGGCTTTTTGGGGAGGTTTACCCCTCAACTGCCCAAACTGAGAGGAAATGCGACTTACTTGGCCAAAATTGCCTTTATGATCAGCTGTACCCAGGGAGCAGTGGGCTCCAAGCACACCTCTCTGCCGTCCTTCAGAGTAGCTCTGCAAAACAGGGAataaagaaaagtcagaaaactaCTACATGGATTTATTTTACTCACAGAATGTAATATTGTATTTTTAGATAAGTTAGTTTAAATTCATCCCAACTGCTCTAGGTTGCCTGCTCTCAAAGCAGTCATGCATTCCCAAAAATCTTTCACAATATATATGTGGGTATTTGGTTTGAATTTGTTTACATTAGTAAAGCTTTCTTACACAACGATTGAAACCTCCACTGGTGAAAAGGTGTTTCAGCAGTGTAAGGATTTCAACATTTTAGTTCTCCTCCATGCTATTCAAGACCAGATTAGTTTCATTGTTTCTCTAAATCTGTTTGTGGtaacttaatttttctctctgagaCTGATGCAGAGTATTTTAATAAGAGTTTTGCCTGCCTAATAAATGCAGGATTTAAACTAGGTTATTATCTCATGGGTTGAGAACTGACCAGTCCTTGAAATTCATGTTCTAGCACCAGAAATATTTAATATGTCCTATGACAGATAAATAATGATCAGTTCAGGAATATGTAAGGTCATAGAGATGGTGAAAAACATGCTGCATTACTTGAAACTTCTCTCAAAAGAATAGCCAAGTCCAACTACATCATGACAGCCTGCTGACTGTCATACTTGTCATGAAGTGTAAAAGTccctgcagtggcagcagcagcagagagtagGTGAAGAGGAGGGAGGTTCTTGCAGAGCTACTTACATCACTTCAACGTTCTTGCAGTGGGGACCGCTCTGTGTCAGCTTCACATCTTGAATGGACTTAGGAGGGATGAACTTTGAATGAGTGGCTATGCACTGGCACCGGAGCTCGGTTGCCATCCTTGCCAGGCTCATACCTGTGAGCAGGAAAGGAAGACTGTGGTTTGAGAGGTGATCTTACCATCACTCTATCTGACATAAAGTATGACTGCTCTATTTTAACAACATTCTCAATTAAATATACTGCATTGTCCTCATGGTATAAAGATCAGTTCCTCATTTGTTTTGGAGGAGCTGATGCCCAAGTACTTTTAAAACTAATTCAAcacctctttttaaaataaacccacATATTTTGTGGTTAC includes:
- the LOC141942183 gene encoding interleukin-8-like, with protein sequence MNGKLVAVLALFLISASMSQGMSLARMATELRCQCIATHSKFIPPKSIQDVKLTQSGPHCKNVEVIATLKDGREVCLEPTAPWVQLIIKAILAKAQLNSDSPL